In the genome of Microplitis demolitor isolate Queensland-Clemson2020A chromosome 5, iyMicDemo2.1a, whole genome shotgun sequence, the window ttgatttttgttatatattatatatattaacttgTACTCTATCAAACATCTTTATGCCTCATCAGAGATGATCACCGAGATCTAATCTTATCAATCGTTATCACAGTCGTCAAACTGAAATAACGagcagataaaaattatttaaaattgtatgtACAGtctagttatatatttaaaaaaatatatatgatagcAATGCGCAAGCGTGACAGGTAGGCAGGGTAAAATTTTCACGGATAAGGATGCGTCGTTCTATCGACCGTTACGTGACTCGGTGCGGGTGTACTCATGGTAGTCGGGTAGCTTAGTcatagtcatatatatacagttcAATTTTCCGGCTCATTTTACCCAGGATTCGTTTGTAAAGTTTGGATTAGACTCCAGTTCGGTCTCTGTCTCGGGTTTCCCAGCCACAAAGGATCCTCTAGCCGGGCAGTTCACCCTTAAATCCAGGCAGCACATCAGCGCCACTTGCTGGATCACCATCACGGACATGGAGAGCAACAGCCAGAGGGTGGTTCTGTGACCAGGCTGCGTGCCCCACCCTACTTGTACACTAGTATAGTACTAGAGCTAGAGAATCGTACGCCCGTTCATATTTGAATCGAGACTTTACGTGGGACTAGGATTTAAATATTGTGCTGCTAGATCTAGATCTACACCTAGACCGGGGATAGACTTTTATTGCCGTACCAAGATAATTATCGAGTCCCAGTTGGATCAGTATTTTTCCTTcgtgattttattataattactctGTTTTATATTGACATTTTATTACCGTACTTGGACTTgtggaaattatttataaaaaataccacGCCCGCAAGAGTCGACGAGTATTTTTGAGATATATTTACAATTGTATTAAGATAATTTTACACTACGTAACTGAAAGTATATATTTGATTACGTATAtatgagacattttttttaaaaaaataataataatctttatcTTTGTTGGGATCTTTTGTACTTTGGTGAAGGATTTATTGTAAAAGTGTAGTGGTCTGATACGGGCTATTGGTTGCATGTAGTGTACAGTTTATaatacccatatatatatatgatatctaatatataatgtacaataaaataaaacgccGCGACTCTTAAACGCACCGCACCCTCTTTACGCATTTGTACTTTTGTATTTTCTACTTTACTTGTATTCAAATTAAcgcatattaatatttaatatttattattacttattaatataaatatatataacatatatatatatatttaaaatcttataacAATTTCACTCAGTGCATTTTATTACGGTGTGACCACGGTGGGACCACTTGACAAACGTCAagtatttttctatttaaattttttaacaatcgacttttttgtaattttaaataaacaaatataaatataaataaaataagtatagatataaattgtgCACGTGAGTgggaattttgaataaataaatttttttttatcaatcatgGGTGGATGCACGTCCAAGGATACAGCTCCGGCTGACGAGTACGTATCACTAGCGCaccctttttttatttaaaattcaaaaaatatttttttttcatatatttaatatatatcacATGCATGAAGATGAgccactttattttatttttattactagaTATTTATCTTGTCATCGGGTATTAGATTTAATGCGGGCTAATAAAAGACATGTGAGCGAATgccataaaataaaagacgGTCGCTGGTGGGACAGTTGACTGTCGACATAAAAGTTCAGAGTGTACTTAtacacataaaaatattatatatttagtataatttttggttttataatttatgatgaGCCGTAAAGTACAGCAAGTACCTTGTGATTGCAGGAAAAAAAACGAGATGGTTGACCAGGCAGTATTGGACAAATTGGAAGCTGGGTTCAGCAAGCTCGCTGCATCTGACAGCAAGTCTCTGTTGAAGAAGTACCTCACTAAGGAAGTATTCGACGCCCTGAAGACCAAGAAAACTGGGTTCGGGTCGACTTTGCTGGATGTGATACAGTCCGGAGTTGAGAACCTGGACTCTGGTGTTGGAATCTACGCCCCAGATGCCGAGTCCTACACTTTGTTCGCCGATCTCTTTGACCCCGTCATCGATGACTACCACGGCGGATTCAAAAAGACTGACAAGCATCCACCAAAGGACTTTGGTGACGCTGATACTCTTGGAAACCTCGACCCGACCGTGAGTATTTTCACTACAAACTTGACATCTGTTTCATGTAAAGAATATCTGGTGGTTAATGGGGTAAATTTACTCTCAGGGTGAATACATCGTGTCAACTCGTGTAAGATGCGGTCGTTCTCTCGACGGCTACCCCTTCAACCCCTGCTTGACAGAGGCTCAGTACAAAGAGATGGAAGAGAAAGTCTCCAGCACCTTGAGCGGACTCGAGGGCGAACTCAAGGGAACTTTCTACCCGTTGACTGGAATGAGCAAAGACGTTCAGCAGAAGCTCATCGACGATCACTTCCTCTTCAAAGAGGGTGACCGGTTCCTCCAGGCTGCTAACGCCTGCCGATTCTGGCCAACAGGTCGCGGTATTTTCCACAACGACGCTAAAACTTTCCTCGTTTGGTGCAACGAAGAAGATCACTTGCGTATTATTTCAATGCAGATGGGTGGTGATCTTGGACAGGTaatttttaactcaaattttattttatttacaaataaaataatatttaatttaattcaggtCTACCGCCGTCTTGTAACAGCAGTAAACGACATTGAAAAACGATTGCCTTTCTCTCACAATGAACGTTTCGGTTTCTTGACATTCTGTCCAACGAATTTGGGAACAACAGTCCGCGCTTCAGTTCACATCAAGCTCCCGAAATTGGCCGCCAACAAGGCCAAGCTCGAAGAAGTTGCATCTAAATTCAATCTGCAAGTACGTGGTACCCGCGGAGAACACACCGAAGCCGAGGGTGGAATTTACGACATCTCCAACAAACGTCGTCTTGGTCTCACTGAGTACCAGGCAGTCAAAGAAATGCACGACGGTATCGCCGAGCTCATTAAGATCGAGAAAGAGCTCTAAGCcgcttaattaatatttaattaaacgaaataaaataaacattttatttattgttttttctctGAACACGCGAACACGCGGTCCAGTATTACcccgtaaaaaataatcaaactaCAATACCCATAATGGTCCCCTAGTGCAGTACGTACGATTAACTGTACAAATTAATTGCGTTTATCagtcaaattaatattaatagcgactgattaattaatcgattttaaatattttaattaaataaataaagttcgTTAATTaacactaattattatttgaattgggGAAAGTTTTCCAAACCGGGTTTATTTTAATCcaggttttaattattactgctgctatatctatatattattgacatatatagatatagtattgatgttaatttaaatccgGATTAAAATAAACCCGGTGTGAAAAACTGACCCTTGGTGTTACAAATAGTTACCAagcttagaaaatttataattattttcaatgctTACGcacagtttatttaattagaaaatttatttatatttaaattatgtgattatttttaaattatatgatatCTGTTAATGCAAGTCTAGTGTGcagctaaatattttaattaatttaagcttAAAAActgataagtaaaataaaaataattagtttttattttataccgCACTTTATGccgtttataatttaaataaaaaaaatctatttagtTGCagcagttaaataaataaacaaataaataaataaacgagcAGATGTTCAAATCGCCATTGATGTTGATGTTAACTAGTCGCTTgcattagtaattaataactagCGGTGTTACTCTGTTATCttgataatcaaaaataagtaaaatagaagtgaaatattataatttttttttcactcgaCTGGATAAAATAACACGAACCCACATGAGTACCTTCTGCtaacgataatttaaaatataaatcaaataatttaaagttttaaaacaaacATCGATGTACTGAATGCTAAATTAAgaacagaaataaaaattacacctgattaaaaaaaaatatatatatatattgtatatgtacatgtactagtttcatttttatcaatgatttattcTTCCATTTATTAAGTAATGTATCAAAAACTGTATGGAATACTGGCTCTAGTTGATAAATCATACTCGGCATTAGCCAGCcatctgtaaatttttattttagttatgaattttaatttattatgataattatttatccggaaaaacgAATCATATATGGACATATGTGGAAATTGGCAATATGAGACCATATATAGGTCAAATTATGCCAATCTTAGACGACAGTATATGGTCATATAATGAGTGCGAATATAGCAGAtgacagacaaatttaaaattattattaaatagagtaaataattaataaaataaaattttttaaaaatgggcatttaaaaaattttgaaattaataagtgcattttttttaaatattattttttttattatttactctatttatttataattttaaattcatctgaTATCTGCTGCATTCACACTTgtatatagtcatatataaccatatataGAATTACtcgaaaattatatatatatatatatatccatataaggctatatatgttttgatcaaatcatatatagtcatatatggcTACATATGAAACCTTTTGGAAATTGTCATTGGTCTCATATGataatcctgaagttaacagacaattaataatttttgaatttttttttcaacaaataaattttaaaaatcaaaaactaaaaatatgcacatatagaaaattaaaaaaactacaagtgcaattttttaaaatattttttttttataatttatcggtttcaaaaaattattaaatatcggCTGAACAGTATCACCcgtatatgatcatatataattcgtATTTCCCgggatatataaataatttgtaccTTTTTTCTTCATCAGTTAGAAATTTCGAGTATCCTTTTTTCTTTCCATATCTACTGGTAACTtctcttataaaataaacaattcgtctttttaaaaattgcagtCTATTTTTCCAAGACGTCTCCAAGTACTCGGACTCCATTATTCTCTCGGAGAAAGTTACAAATGAAAGATTATCACTGACCGActgcattattatttatctatattgttttattatcatttatgcatttttttttattaaatcacatgtatttttaattacattaatgaGATTCACTGcacaataacaatatttatatatatttatttattttaaatatttaataacattcgCGCTATCGaatgttaatgaaaaaaaaaactgataaattataatcggTTACCTTTGACCCATTCACTTaattagattattaattaaacgttaattactttaaacgtttattaaactataattattattaaaatatatttattatataaatgtttagTGTTGTATATACAAGTGACTGACTAAATATGACAGCGAGtagtttataaaacaaaaaaaaaagaaaattatattaaattatcacatATTTGtggtatttaatataaatgaaaagatTAAGCAACCAACCCAGGAATTGTGACATTTTAAGTATAGGTTTTGAATAATAACTTACCGAGTTAATAATAACTGATGGGGATATCAAAGAATCTATTTGTATTTCAAAGATAAGATTATAATTCATTAGTGTGTATTGTTATTGGTCTATTTACCAGTGATAATGATAAGTTAATGTCTTTCGAGTAGCAAAAAAATGTCATGTGACAGAGATTCAATTTTCgcgcgggaaaattttttttaccgtcaGTTGAGCCGCGAAGCTGAGGAACTGCGACAGGGGTTTGAACTATAAGGCGGGAAATTCAAATCTTGGAAAGTGGAAATCAACGAACGACCTGGTGGATTTGGATTCGAGAATGGAGATGACAGTAGACGAcagaatcaaataatttgttttaacatttattagaTCATTCACAGGTGATATGATAAGAATGTCCCGAatagcaaaaaatatataaatgtcatGTGGTAGAATTTAGAGCTAGAGCATTTTCGAATGCAcccaaagtaattaattaattaattattattattatttgcgcggtaaatttaaatatttaaaaataaattattagaaattggacaaaaattaaaaatcgtaagtcaaaataaaatggcgatggaatataatagaaaaaaattttaaatattaaaaaaaaacacttgagtgtttgaacaaaccttggtggagaaataatatgcagaagggtgtcctaatacactgggagatttgattcaaattgctccaagtgtattgcagctaaaaaaacgtcacttaactgctatttcccaccagacgatgccagatgagtTTGCTCAGGAACTGGAAAGACATCAGCATTAGCCATCagcaacactttacactaccactgaacactcaacacttaatgacaccacagacacttcacaattaaaatttaaaaaaaactgcacATTTTAGTTAAACAATTACTATAAAGCAATaacttttatgaataattacacGACGCCACTGCAATACTGTTTCAATTCAAACGTAGACAAGGATCTGGACTACAACTGAAGTTGTCaatgatactgactgccgctatcGAACCGCCAGTTGATACAAAACAATCGATTTTGCGACTCATTCTCCTTCCCCCACTTTAGCACAAACGAGCGTTGAATACAGTGACGCGCAGTAGCGCCATCTTGGcgctaaatttgaaaatcgaaatttaataattttattattaatggcCAGTTGTTACGAGAGATAGAGCTAGAGCTTTCCGAGGAACTGACAGGAGTTTGAACAGAAGGCGGGAGATTCAAAGTCTGAAAAATGTGAACCAATGAACGAGCTGGTGGGTTTTGATTTGAGATGACATTCAATGGACGACAGAATGAAATAAAGTTTAGAAACCGCGAGCTGGGCTTAAGTTTAGTCGCTTGCTTTGCTCGAGCTCAGCTCCCTTAAGTTGGCGGGGGGAATTcgatttttggcaaattttttttagcaattcgtttgttcgtcgattgttcgtcaatgttcgctataaataattatttgttcgttctttatttttttttaaataaatttttaaaaatttatttgaagttagcggtgactatactcattttctatcttttttaattttttttccatttatcttgatttgtttgttaataccccaccaaaaatagcgtttgtttgtttgtttttatatttataattaattattaaaattttaattatgcccGTTGATCTAATAGTAgttgtgcgcatgcgcaagtgTCTGCTctaggtttaaaattttttattgttttcattattatttatgttttaattaaattagtaatcttatcaagtaattatcaaatcctGTTGATCATCTAGCACATCGTAAGAGTATCCAGGTATTTATCGGAGAGAAATGTCAATAagccacaataaaatatgaaacgaaAGAGTCCTCAAAGAATCTTAGAAAAccacttttaatattattattattatctttatttatttaatatttaatacactcgactaattattttgttttatcaatattaattatgtattaaaaatactgaaaacattttaatgttattttcatttactcttttataatttaccgctCTGTTTTGTAACTTACGTGGTGTGTCATATAGACACacacttattagtttttatattgttttcaaaattcaatatgAGCTGACTTtgttaatagttatttataatttttattgtgaaccgaaacaaaaaattatttttagtgttacaataaaaatttctcttataatataattgatcgaacaaataaaagaaaattatagaaatttgaagaaattacctgaaatatataaatatatttttcttttttacagtgagaataaagtgtaaaaaatccCATGAGGTACAATTTTCGTGCgttcactaataaatttagaCTTTTCTAGTTGGTCATTGTAGAATCGCCAATTTCCTGTCAAGTTTCTACAATATGTGATGTAGTGAAAAGAGTTATAACCAATAACCCCTGTCAagctataattaaaaaaaaaatcatatagaaaCAAATCATTTGTATTTCAGATGTAATAAAGATGTACCAACcgataactaaatttttttgatgaatgtgtttcatttaaatccaaaCACTTCGGTAATTCACCAAGTTTACATGAAGTTCCATCTTTTTCATTTACCGATTTTACGTCTAATTCAATgtaaatatatcgattaagTGTCGTTTTACAggttgtttgttttttttggcaGCTTgtgcaaaatttattataagctatgcttttaaaatgtaatgctTCTTGCAAACATTTAAACCCTTTTTccatgattaaattataatttgcagTCAAAACCGGTATATTACGTTGATAATCTTGGCAGCCGAATGATgaacatgaattattttcgaatgcACTTGGttcacttgtaaataatttaatccacAAACTATTCACGTTATCTACACAATTAATACAACGATTTACGTTTTTAGTTTTACGATTGGCAATATTCATTTGATTTTGTGTGCATTCAGTGTCTTGATAGATAGGatgtaaaatagaaaatcgttTAACatagatatctttt includes:
- the LOC103569307 gene encoding arginine kinase; translation: MGGCTSKDTAPADEKKNEMVDQAVLDKLEAGFSKLAASDSKSLLKKYLTKEVFDALKTKKTGFGSTLLDVIQSGVENLDSGVGIYAPDAESYTLFADLFDPVIDDYHGGFKKTDKHPPKDFGDADTLGNLDPTGEYIVSTRVRCGRSLDGYPFNPCLTEAQYKEMEEKVSSTLSGLEGELKGTFYPLTGMSKDVQQKLIDDHFLFKEGDRFLQAANACRFWPTGRGIFHNDAKTFLVWCNEEDHLRIISMQMGGDLGQVYRRLVTAVNDIEKRLPFSHNERFGFLTFCPTNLGTTVRASVHIKLPKLAANKAKLEEVASKFNLQVRGTRGEHTEAEGGIYDISNKRRLGLTEYQAVKEMHDGIAELIKIEKEL